A genomic window from Megalobrama amblycephala isolate DHTTF-2021 linkage group LG2, ASM1881202v1, whole genome shotgun sequence includes:
- the LOC125263461 gene encoding uncharacterized protein LOC125263461, with amino-acid sequence MFLSLSVNALKHTVGDSVILQTGVTELKNDDPILWKFSDKDTFIAELNRATNQTLFYKGPDGRFRDRLQINQRTGDLTIRNISRAHSDVYTLQISRGKKITCKRFMVVAHEKTVSATEGDLVTLYNDTEIQDDDLILWLFGAEDRLIAKREMNKSACAYYGSEGKLKNIFNLNPQTGSLIITNSTTEHAGVYKLLIISSRETKYKRYQVTINERERNTDEEDEQEGIRLINI; translated from the exons ATGTTTCTCTCGCTGTCAGTGAATGCGCTGAAACATACAGTTGGAGATTCTGTGATTCTACAAACTGGAGTTACCGAACTGAAGAATGATGATCCGATACTGTGGAAGTTTAGCGATAAAGACACTTTTATAGCTGAACTCAACAGAGCCACCAATCAGACCTTGTTCTATAAAGGtcctgatgggagattcagagaccgATTGCAGATAAACCAGCGAACTGGAGATCTGACCATCAGGAATATCAGCAGAGCACATTCAGACGTTTATACACTACAAATCAGCAGAGGCAAAAAGATCACATGCAAGAGATTCATGGTGGTTGCCCATG AGAAGACCGTGTCAGCGACAGAGGGAGATTTGGTCACGCTATACAATGATACTGAAATACAAGATGATGATCTGATACTGTGGCTGTTTGGAGCTGAAGACAGACTCATAGCTAAAAGAGAAATGAATAAAAGTGCCTGTGCTTATTATGGTAGTGAAGGGAAACTCAAAAACATATTCAATTTGAATcctcaaactggatctctgatcataacaaacagcacaactgaacatgctggagtttatAAACTACTGATCATCAGCAGCCGAGAGACTAAATACAAGAGATATCAAGTTACAATCAATG agagagaaagaaatacAGACGAAGAGGATGAGCAGGAGGGGATACgcttaattaatatataa